The genomic segment TCCTTGATGGCCAGGATGTGGGCACCGGCGTCGACGCACTTGCGGGCCAGTTCCACGTAGTAGTCGAGGGTGTAGATGGTCTCGGCCGGGTCGTTCAGGTCACCGGTGTAGCACAGCGCCACCTCGGCGATGGCCGTCTTCGTCTCCAGCACCGCCTCGATCGCGGGGCGCATCTGCTCCACGTCGTTCAGGGCGTCGAAGATGCGGAAGACGTCGACGCCGACGGCCGCGGCCTCCTGCACGAAGGCCCGGGTCACCTCCACCGGGTACGGGGTGTAGCCGACGGTATTGCGGCCGCGCAACAGCATCTGCAACAGCGTGTTCGGCATGGCCTCGCGGAGCTTGGCGAGCCGCTCCCACGGATCCTCGCCCAGGAAGCGCAGGGCAACGTCGTAGGTGGCCCCGCCCCAGCACTCGACGCTGAACAGTTCCGGCAGCATCCGGGCGTAGTAGGGCGCGACCGTCAGCAGGTCACGGCTGCGCACCCGGGTGGCCAGCAGGCTCTGGTGGGCGTCGCGGAAGGTGGTGTCGGTCACCTCGACGCCCGACTGCTCGCGGACCTCACGGCTGAAGGCAGCGGGGCCCAGGTCCAGCAGCCGCTGGCGCGGCCCGGCGGGCACCGGAGCGGTCAGGTCGACGCCGACGGGCAGCTTCTCGGCCGGGTCCAGATTGGTGAGCGGCTCGCCATTGGGCTTGTTGACCGTCACGTCACCGAGCCAGCGCAGCATCTTCGTGCCGCGGTCGGCCGGGGTGCGGGAGGTGAGCAGGTAGGGACGCTCGTCGATGAAGCTGGTCGAGATGACGCCGCTGGCGAAGTCGGGCTCGTCGAGCACCGCCCGCAGGAAGGGCATGTTGGTGCTGACGCCACGGATCCGGAACTCGGCCAGAGCGCGACGGGCACGGCTGATCGCGGTCTCGAAGTCGCGGCCGCGGGCGGTCATCTTCACCAGCATCGAGTCGAAGTGGCCGCTGATCTCCACCCCGGTGGCCACGGTCCCACCGTCCAGCCGGATGCCGGCGCCGGAGGCCGAGCGGTAGGCGGTGATGGTGCCGGTGTCCGGGCGGAAGCCGTTGGCGGGGTCCTCAGTGGTGATGCGGCACTGCAGGGCGGCACCGCGGATCTCCAGCGTGTCCTGCGACAGGCCCAGCTCGGCGAGGCTCTCGCCGCCGCAGATCCGCATCTGCGACTGCACCAGGTCGACGTCGGTGATCTCCTCGGTGACGGTGTGCTCCACCTGGATGCGCGGGTTCATCTCGATGAAGTGGTGTTCCCCGGCGCGCGGCCCTTCCGTCTCCACCAGGAATTCGACGGTGCCGGCGCAGGAGTAGTTGATGGACTGGGCGAACTTCACCGCATCCGAGCAGAGGGCGGCCCGCAGTTCGTCGCTGAGGTGCGGCGCGGGGGCGATCTCGATCACCTTCTGGTGACGACGCTGGATGGAGCAGTCCCGCTCGAACAGGTGCATCACATTGCCGTGCTGGTCGGCCAGGATCTGCACCTCGATGTGGCGCGGACGGCCCACGGCCTGCTCCAGGAAGACCGTGGCATCGCCGAAGGCGCTCTCGGCCTCGCGCATGGCGGCACCCATCGCCTCGGCCAGGTCCTCGCGACGGTTCACCCGTCGCATCCCTCGGCCACCGCCACCGGCGACGGCCTTGACGAAGATGGGGAAGCCGATCTCGTCGGCCTGCTGCGTGAGCCACTCGACGTCGGTGGACGGGTCGCAGGAGCGCAGCGTGGGGATGCCGGCGGCCTTGGCCGCGGCCAGGGCACGGACCTTGTTGCCGGCCAGCTCGAGCACCTCCGGCGGCGGTCCGACGAAGGTGATGCCCGCATCGACGCAGGCCTGCGCCAGGTCCGGGTTCTCGCTCAGGAAGCCGTAGCCGGGGTAGATCGCGTCGGCGCCGGCGTGCTTGGCGACGCGGATGATCTCGTCGATGTCCAGGTAGTTGCGCACCGGGTGACCCGGCTCGCCGATCTGGTAGGACTCGTCGGCCTTGAGCCGGTGCTCGGAGGCCCGGTCCTCGTAGGGATAGACGGCGACGGTCTTCAGGCCCAACTCGTAGGCGGCTCGGAAGGCACGGACGGCGATCTCGCCGCGATTGGCAACCAGGACTTTCGTGAACATGGACCCAACCTATCGCCAGGCGGTGTGACCAATGTCACACGGCGGTCATTGATGGACACCCCTTGACAGCCGCGGTGCCCCCTTCAACCGAGGGCCCGCACCCCGTCCGCACCGAAAGGCCCCCGCCCCCACCGAAGGCTCACCATCCGCACCTGGGGGACCCGATCCACATGTTCGAACATGCGGATCAGGCCCCTTGGGTGCGGATGGTGAGAACAGTGGCGATGTGACACACGGGACGCCAGGGGGCCACTACTCCGACGGAAACCCTCAGGGGCGCCGACGAACAACCAGGGCCACGGCGCAGAGTTCCTGACGGTGGGCCGCAAAGGTGCGTCGCATCCCCAGCACCCGTCGGCGGGCCTCGGGCCTGCGGAGCAGGTTCACCAGGATCCGCACCAGGCCCACGACTCCCTCGTCGGCCAGCATTCGGCGCGGCTCGAGCAGGGCCATCTCCGTGGTCTGCGACCACTCGACGTCGTAGCCCTCTTCGTCGAAGAGCTGCCGCCATTCGGCGAGCGTCAACGGGCGGGCATTGACCTTGATGGCTCGCGCCAGGTCCTTGCGGATGTCCTCCTTGACCTGCTCGTCCAACTCGTCCGGACGCAGGCCCAGCTCGTGGATGGCATAGCGGCCGCCCGGCTCCAGCACTCGTCGGACCTCGGCCAGGATCTCCCGCTTGCCGCGCTCGGACTGCATCGTGAGCATGGCCTCCCCCACGACAAGATCCGCGCTCGCCTCCGGCAGCCCGGTCTGCTCGGCGCTGCCCAGGTGCACCTGGCCACGGGAGCCGATCACCGCGCGCACCGTGTCCGCGGCCTGCGGGTCACGCTCGACGGCCTGGTAGCCGGCCGGCTGGAGGTCTAGCAGCCGCGCAGCCGTGACGCCAATCCCCGGCGCCAGCTCCACCACCCGCCGACCCGCCGGTTCCGCCGCCGCGAGCATTGCCTCGGTGAGCTCCCGACCACCGGGACGCAGCACCCGCTTGCCCAGGGAGGCCAGCACCCAGTGCCCCTGCTGACCGCCCCCCGGACGCGCCTGGTCGAGCTCCTGCTCGTCGGTCTGGTCCACGCCTCGCTGCATGATGGCCCTTTCGTTCGCCGAGTCTTTAGGTTAGGTTTACCTAAACCATTAACCAAGGAGCCTTCCGTGTCAAATGAACAGCTTGAGGAATTCGCACCCGAGGATCCCCGTGCGGGTCACGTCGACCAGGGGGATGACGCCGGCCAGACCGACGGCGTCGCCACCTACGTCGCCAGCGCCTTCGAACAGTCCGCCTCGCGCGGCGGCCGGCCCGGTGCCACGGCCGTGGTGGACAACGAGACCACCAAGGTGGTCGCCTTCGAGTTCGCGGCCGGCGACGAGCTGAAGGAACACGCCGCCCGGCATCCGGTGCTGATCCAGGTGCTGCGGGGACGGGTGGACTTCACGCTGCCGGACCGCACCGTCGAGCTCGTGCCGGGCTCCTTGCTGCACCTGACCCCGATGCTGCGGCATGCGGTGCGCGCCACCGAGCCCACCACGCTCACGGTGACCATGCTGCTCCCCCGCTGACCCGAGCCTGTCGAGCAGCAGAAAGGGCCGACACCGTGGAAGGTGTCGGCCCTTGGGTACCGGCCCATCCGGCCGGAGACTTCTGTCCAAACCGGAATGTTACGCCGCAGCCCGGCCGTACTTCCAACCGGGGGCGGCGACGGGCCTCAGATCTTGTCCACCAGGCTCATCAGGATGCCCTGGGCGAAGTACACGACGAACAGCGCCGAGACCGCCCACAGCAGCGGATGCACCTGCTTCGCCTTGCCCTTGATCAGCTTGATCAGGCAGTAGACGATGAAGCCCGCGCCAATACCCGTCGTGATCGAGTACGCGAAGGGCATCAGGACGATGGTCAGGAAGGCGGGGATACCGTCCTCCACGTCGTCCCAGTCCACGTGCGCCACCTGGCTCATCATCAGGTAGCCGACGAAGGCCAGCACCGGGGCGGCGGCCTCGGACGGGATCATGTCGACGATGGGCGTCAGGAAGATGCTCAACAGGAAGGCGATGCCAGTGACCACCGAGGCCAGGCCGGTGCGGGCGCCCTCACCGACGCCGGCGGCAGACTCGATGTAGGAGGTGTTGGAGGACACACCACCCAGGCCACCGGCCATCGCGGCGACGGAGTCGACGGTCAGAATCTGCTGCAGGTGTGGCGGGTTGCCCTTGTCGTTGAGCAGGTCACCCTCCTGGCCGATCGCGACGACGGTGCCGACGGTGTCGAAGAAGTCGGCCAGCAGCAGGCTGAAGACCAGCAGCAACAGGCCCAGGAAGACCTTGAAGGAGAAGTGTCCCTCGGGGCTGAAGGCACCCAGCATGTCCACCTTGCCGAGCGTGCCCAGACTGGGGCTGGCGAAGTCCGCGGCGCTGGGCAGCTTGGGCACGTTCAGCGCCCAGCCGGTGGCCTTCTTGCTGCCGTCGGCCAGGAAGGTGGGGCCCACCTTGAAGACGGCCTCGACGACCACCGCGAGCACGGAGGTGAGCAGGATGGACAGCAGCATCGCGCCGCGCACCTTGCGGGTGTACAGGATGACCAGCAGCAGGAAACCGGTGATGCACACGGCGATCGGCCAGCCCATCAGGGAGCCGTTGATGCCCAGTTCGACGGGCGTCGAACCCGCGGGCTTGCGGACCACACCGGCGTCCATCAGGCCGACGAAGGTGACGAACAGGCCAATGCCGACGCTGATCGCGGTGCGCATCGGTGGCGGTACGGCCCGGAAGACCGCGGTGCGGATGCCGGTCATCACCAGCAGCGTGATCAGGATGCCCTCCCAGACCACCAGGCCCATCGCCTGCGCCCAGGTCATCTGCGGGGCGATGGCGTAGGCCAGCATCGCGTTCAGACCGAGGCCGGTCGCGAGGCCCAGCGGGTAGCGGCCCCAGACGCCCATCAGGATCGTCATCAGGCCGGCGATCAGCGCCGTGCCGGCCGCCACCATCATCTTGGAGTCGGCGACGGCGGCCCAGTCCACCTGGGTCCGGGCGGCGTCGAGGTATTTCGGGGCGCCGGAGATGAGCCGTCCCGTGCTGTCTGCCTCGGAGCCGATGATGATCGGGTTGAGCGCGATGATGTAGGCCATCGTGAAGAAGGTGACCAGTCCGCCGCGCACCTCCCGGCCGACATCGGACCCGCGCTGGGTGATCTCGAACCAGCGGTCCAGACCGCTGAGCTGCGTCTTGTGGGGGGAGCCGGGCGGCGTGACTGGTGCCGCCTGCGAATTGTTGACCATGGCTGACATCGTATGGCCCAGCATGTGGACGCCTAGAATGGCGTCCATGAGCGAGCCCACGCCGTCGCCCCGCCACCACTTCGTGCAGGCACCCATCCGTCCCCTGGACGAGGACGGGGTGCAGGTGGCCCGGGCGGGAACTGCCCTCTGGCTGGTGGCGACGCTGCTGCTGTGGCTGCGCCTCGACGCGCTACGGGCCGCAGGTCAGGGCTGGTGGCTGTGGGTCGGTGTCTGTGGCGTGATCCTGGGTCTGGTCGGCATCGTCTGGTGCACCCGGCGCCGCGCGGCACGTCCCTGAGCCGCGTCGGCCCCTGCCTCACGGAGCGAAACCCGGCACCGTGCGCCCCAGCCACTGGACGCCGCGCACCATCCCAGGAACCCACAGGTTGAAGGAGTGGCCGCCGCGTTGGTTGACCTCCGCCGTGACCGCCATGGGTGCGTGCACCCGCCCGAGGAAGGCATTGGTCGTCGGCCATGAGGCCTTGTCGTCCTTCGCGGTCTGCACATACAGCGCGACGCGCGGACAAGCACGGCGTGCCACGTCAACCAGGTCGAGCCGACGCGCGAGGGCGTCGGCCTGGTCCGCGGGCGGCTTGGAGGTACCCCACCAGGGGCGGAAGTAGCCGCCCAGCACCACCCCGGCCGCGAAACGATCGGGGTGGGTCATCGGCATCATCGCGGCGCACCAGCCGCCGGCGGAGTAACCCAGCCAGGCCCAGGCGGTGCGCTGCTGCATGACACGGAAGCGGGTACGCACCTGGTTGGGGACGTCCTGGGCCAGCCACTGCTCCATCTGGGTGGCGCCGTCGGGCCCCAGCACGCATTCGCTGTCGAGGCCGGGGTGATCGACGGGATGACGGCGATGAAGGGCTGCACCTCGTGCCGGGCCACCACCGGATCCGTGAGCTGCGCAAGGGACATCCGCCCCTGGAAGACGGGGAGACTGCCGGGCACCCCGTGGGCGGCGAGGAGCACGGGATAGGCACGGTGGGCATTGGCGGGGTCGAAGTAGCCGGCCGGGAGCAGGACGTCGACGGGCCACCGGCGCAAGCCGTCGGCGGTGGAGACCTCCAGGTGCTGGAGGCACTGCCCGGGCTGGGGAAGCGCGGGAAGACGCCGGCCATCGGTGCGGACGAGTTGCTCCCGGCCAAAGGTCTTGTGAGGATCACGAGCCCCGATGTGGGCCTCCGCGACGGGTTGGCGCCCCTGGACGAGGTCAGCCAGCGTCGGGTACCAGGCATTGGTGACGTTGAGGTAGAGGAAGACCGAGCCCAGCAGCACCGCATTGCTGACCAGCAGGGCGAGCACTGCCTTGGCCACGTCGACCCAGCGGCGCCGGGCCCGCAGCGTCACCAAGACCGTCGCGGCGGCCACCGCCACCAGCCCCAACGCGATCGCCACCCATCGCACATTCGGGTCCAACAGGTTCCATCCCATGCCACCGCCCCCTCAATGGCCGCCGGATGGGCCGAAGCCAGTATGGATTGGCAAGGGGGCAAATTGGGCTCGACGACGAAAGCATGCGCGACTGTCGTCGGTGATCCGTGGACCGCGGTGGTACTGGGCGGGAGCCAGCGCCCGGCCCCGGGTCACCCGGGGCCGAGGCGGGGGCTGTTCAGTCGAAGAGGTTGTCGTCGACGCCAATGGTGTCGAAGACGGGGACGCCCAGCTCCACGCCACGTTCCTCGGCGACGACGTCGGAGTGCCCGCCGCAGCCGTGGTCCACGGCGACGACATTCGCATCGAAGGGCGAGAACTCGTTGGTGCAGGCTCCGAAGATGCTGCCGAGCCCGCCCTGCAGGCGCACGAAGTAGCCGCAGGTCACGCAGGGTGCCGGGGCCAGCTTGCTGGACTGGTTCTCCGCACCGGAGTCGCCGGCGCTCCACCTTTCCGCGGCGACGGCTCGTCCGTGCTGCGACAGGACGCGCTCACGCCCCAGCCCGAGTTCGTTGACCACCGCACGGGTGGCGGACCACTCGGCCGGGTCGGCGTCGGCGGCGAACTCGCCACCGGTGAAGCCGGGCTCCAGGCGCGGGTCATTGTCCGGCGTGGGCAGCAGCGTCCCCGGGGCCACGTCCCCGGCCTGGATGCGGTCGCTCCACGGTACCCATGCGGGCGCCAGCAGGGCATCCTCACCGGGCAGCAGCACGATCTCGTTGATCGTGGCCACCCGGGCGCGCGAGGCACGCACCATGGTGACCGCCCAGCGCCAGCCGCTGTAGGCCGGATGCGGGCACGCGAACAGGTGGGTGACGATGCGCTCGTCCTCGGCCACGGCGCCGAGGTGCTCACCGACGCCGAAGTCCTTCGCGTGCTCGACGGCCGCCTCGCGGGCCTGCTCGACGGCCGCCGCGGTGACGGCGTCCAGCTTGGGCGCCCTCGACGTCTTCGCGACCGTCATCACAGCTCCAGCTCGTCGGCAACCTTGCGCAGCATCATCGCGATCTGCTTGGAGCTCTTCGGGTCGGGGTGCCGGCCATGGCGGTAGCCGTTGCCGATCCCGTCGAGCAGCTTGATCAGGTCCTCGGTGATGACCGCCATTTGTTCGGGCTTCTTGCGGCTGGCCTTGGACAGCGACGGCGGGGGCTCCAGCAGACGCACACTGAGCGCCTGCTCACCACGGCGGCCCTCGATGATGCCGAATTCCACCTTCTGGCCCGGCTTCAACGAGGTGACCCCTTCGGGGAGCACGTTGGCGCGCACGTAGACATCGCCCCCGTCCTCCTTGGACAGGAAGCCAAAACCCTTCTCTGCGTCGTAGAAACGCACCTTGCCGATGGGCACTTCATCCTCGCTTGGTCGTCTTCACCCGCGCCGGGAGGCACAGGTCATCACAGGATATCTGTCCGGAGCAAGACAGACCACCGCATTGCTCGGCCGCGTGCGGGTTCTCACCGCTCGGGTTCCCGCAAGCCGCTCGGGTTGCAACACGAGCGGAAATCCGAAACCCACTCGACATCGCGCGGCCGCCTAGACTGGAGGGCATGGCTGACTGGACCGACGGCGCCGAGTACGCACCCGTGGAGCGACCCGCGGGCTTTGCGACGCCCAGGGCCGGCGCGCTGCAGGTCATCGAGGCGGAGCCCAGCCCCGCCGATGGCCAGCCACTGGAGGCCCCCGGCGGCTACCGCCAGCCCGACACGACGCCGCTGGAGGCGCTCGATCCCCGTGATGCCCTGCCCCGCCGGGACCCCCGGGAGGCCTTCTCCACGCACGGCAGCGCAGATTCAGCGTGGGGTGCGGCGCACGCCTCCACCGGATGGGTCCCGACGATGCCCTTGGGCGATCCCGTCCACGAAGCAGCAGCCGTCGCCGACTTCCCGCCGCCGCAGGGCGCACCGGTGGGTGCGGCCCCGATGGGTGCAAACCCCATGCCCGGCGCCACTGGCGGCCCACAACCAGCACCCGCCGTGGTGGAGATCCCGCTCCAGGGGCACTTCCCGCCCCCGACGGTCGCACCGGCACCCCTGCCCCCGCCTGCCACGGCCGTCCGGCAGGAACCCACTGCCTGGCCACAGCCCCAGCAACAGGCCCCGGCCAGCACGCCCCAACAGTTCAACCCCTTCGCTCCCGCCCCGCGCAACGGCCAGCAGCCGACGCAGTGGCCCGTGCCGTCGGGCAACCAGCCCGCCCGGCGGGACACCCCGACGAAGCTGACGGCCACCGCGGTGGTCTCCGAGACCGGCCCGCTGGTCCTGGCGGTGCTGACCCTCGGTGCCCTGATCCCGGGCTTCGGAGCCATCACGCTGGTGATCGCCTCCATCCTGTCCCGGCGGCAGAACCCCGGCAATGTCATGCTGCGTGCCCTGTACAACGTGGCCATCTGGGCGGTCCTGCTGTCCTGGCTGGCCAGCGCCATCCTGACGCCCGAGACCAGTTCCTGGCCAGGCAACCTGGGCCGTTGGCTGTGCGCGGTGATGATCCCTGCCAGCCTGACCGCGGTCTACGACGAGCTCCGCAAGCGGATCGGCCGGTGAACGCGCCGCGCTCCATGGCCGACGTCGTCCGCGGCATGTCCCCCGACGAGCTGACCCGTCTGGTGGACCTGCGCCCGGACCTGGCCCTCCCCCGCCCGCAGGACCTCGCCGAACTGGTGGAGCGCGCCCTGGGAGCAACCTCGACGCAGCTGGCCCTGGAGGGGCTCGACGCCTGGCAGCGCCGGGTGGCACTCGCCCTGGCCGCCAGCCCCGACGCCATCTCCACCCGCCACCTGGCCGCGCTGATGGGGGCGGAACGCTCCGCCGTCGCGCAGACCATCCATGCCTTGCAACGGCGGGCCCTGCTGTGGGGCAACGAACGCGGCTGGCACATCACCCACGCCGTGCGGGCCGCCTTCGGAAGCTACCCGGCTGGATTGCCTGGCCAGTCCGTGATGCCCCTGCCGGACCACCAGATCGACGAGGCCCTGGCCGCCGTCGGGGAGCCCGGACGCGCCGTGCTGGAGCGGCTGCTCTGGGAGAACCCGACGGGCAGGGTTACCCAGGCAGATCGTCGCGGTTCGGCCACCTCCACGCGCCCCGTGGACCAGTTGCTGCACCACCGTCTGGTGCGGCCCCTGGACTCCGAGACCGTCATCCTGCCCCGCGAAGTGGCCCTGCGACTACGCGGCGGACGCCTCTTCCCCGACGAGGTCTCCCCCGTCGTCCCGCCGTGGCCCGCCGGCAGCGACAGCCGGGTGGCGGACCGCGCCGGACTGGGCAGCGCCTTCGAGCTGGTGTCCACGGTGGAGGTCCTCATCGAGGAGGTCGGCCGTCGCCAGCCCCGCCCGCTGGCCACCGGTGCGCTGCCCAAGAAGGAGCTCACCGCCCTCGCCCGGGAGGGCGGCGGACCGCAGCGGACGCTGTTGGCCCTGCTGGTGGCCGAACGCGCCGGTCTGATCACCTCGACGGCGAGCGCCTGGCTGCCCAGCGAGGGCTACGACGAATGGCTTGCCCTTGACGGCTGGGGACGGTGGATCGTGCTGCGCGACGCGTGGCTGGCGCTGGACGCCTTCGCGGACGTCCAGGCACCGGCCCTGGCACCGGGCAACACCGTCGCCTGGGCCGGGGCGCTGCGGCGGCTGGCCATTGAGCAGTTGCGGGCCGCCCCAGAGGGTGCACCCGTCGAGGCGCCGGTACTGGCCTCCCGGCTCGCCTGGTTGAAACCCGCATGGGCCCGGCTGGACCTGGAGCTGCTCGCAGGTCAGGTGGTGACCGAGGCCAGTTGGTTCGGTCTGGTGGCGCTCGGGCGGCGCACCGGGCTG from the Luteococcus japonicus genome contains:
- a CDS encoding pyruvate carboxylase, with the translated sequence MFTKVLVANRGEIAVRAFRAAYELGLKTVAVYPYEDRASEHRLKADESYQIGEPGHPVRNYLDIDEIIRVAKHAGADAIYPGYGFLSENPDLAQACVDAGITFVGPPPEVLELAGNKVRALAAAKAAGIPTLRSCDPSTDVEWLTQQADEIGFPIFVKAVAGGGGRGMRRVNRREDLAEAMGAAMREAESAFGDATVFLEQAVGRPRHIEVQILADQHGNVMHLFERDCSIQRRHQKVIEIAPAPHLSDELRAALCSDAVKFAQSINYSCAGTVEFLVETEGPRAGEHHFIEMNPRIQVEHTVTEEITDVDLVQSQMRICGGESLAELGLSQDTLEIRGAALQCRITTEDPANGFRPDTGTITAYRSASGAGIRLDGGTVATGVEISGHFDSMLVKMTARGRDFETAISRARRALAEFRIRGVSTNMPFLRAVLDEPDFASGVISTSFIDERPYLLTSRTPADRGTKMLRWLGDVTVNKPNGEPLTNLDPAEKLPVGVDLTAPVPAGPRQRLLDLGPAAFSREVREQSGVEVTDTTFRDAHQSLLATRVRSRDLLTVAPYYARMLPELFSVECWGGATYDVALRFLGEDPWERLAKLREAMPNTLLQMLLRGRNTVGYTPYPVEVTRAFVQEAAAVGVDVFRIFDALNDVEQMRPAIEAVLETKTAIAEVALCYTGDLNDPAETIYTLDYYVELARKCVDAGAHILAIKDMAGLLRPPAAVKLVTALREEFPSVPLALHTHDTAGGQLATLLEAIRADVDIVDVASAPMAATTSQPPASALVMALANTDKQTRLDPRAVTELEPYWEAVRKVYHPFESGLPAPTGRVYRHEIPGGQLSNLRQQAIALGLGEKFEQIEAMYAAADKILGRPTKVTPSSKVVGDLALHLVAVGADPADFERDPHAFDIPDSVIGFLNGELGQPEGGWPEPFRSKALEGRRTPPRITEVPAEDLALLSQPGRTRQETLNRLLFPGPTKDFEAYRETFGDLSAVPTIPYLYGLRAGEEQVVTLDKGVSLIFELDAIGEADKKGKRTVHALLNGQMRPVRVRDTSVKAEASAVEKADKSDPGHIAAPFAGAVTVTVEAGQQIEAGATVATIEAMKMEAAITSPVAGTVQRVAVPSTTQLEGGDLLLVITPA
- a CDS encoding class I SAM-dependent methyltransferase; this translates as MQRGVDQTDEQELDQARPGGGQQGHWVLASLGKRVLRPGGRELTEAMLAAAEPAGRRVVELAPGIGVTAARLLDLQPAGYQAVERDPQAADTVRAVIGSRGQVHLGSAEQTGLPEASADLVVGEAMLTMQSERGKREILAEVRRVLEPGGRYAIHELGLRPDELDEQVKEDIRKDLARAIKVNARPLTLAEWRQLFDEEGYDVEWSQTTEMALLEPRRMLADEGVVGLVRILVNLLRRPEARRRVLGMRRTFAAHRQELCAVALVVRRRP
- a CDS encoding cupin domain-containing protein, with protein sequence MSNEQLEEFAPEDPRAGHVDQGDDAGQTDGVATYVASAFEQSASRGGRPGATAVVDNETTKVVAFEFAAGDELKEHAARHPVLIQVLRGRVDFTLPDRTVELVPGSLLHLTPMLRHAVRATEPTTLTVTMLLPR
- a CDS encoding NCS2 family permease, which produces MAYIIALNPIIIGSEADSTGRLISGAPKYLDAARTQVDWAAVADSKMMVAAGTALIAGLMTILMGVWGRYPLGLATGLGLNAMLAYAIAPQMTWAQAMGLVVWEGILITLLVMTGIRTAVFRAVPPPMRTAISVGIGLFVTFVGLMDAGVVRKPAGSTPVELGINGSLMGWPIAVCITGFLLLVILYTRKVRGAMLLSILLTSVLAVVVEAVFKVGPTFLADGSKKATGWALNVPKLPSAADFASPSLGTLGKVDMLGAFSPEGHFSFKVFLGLLLLVFSLLLADFFDTVGTVVAIGQEGDLLNDKGNPPHLQQILTVDSVAAMAGGLGGVSSNTSYIESAAGVGEGARTGLASVVTGIAFLLSIFLTPIVDMIPSEAAAPVLAFVGYLMMSQVAHVDWDDVEDGIPAFLTIVLMPFAYSITTGIGAGFIVYCLIKLIKGKAKQVHPLLWAVSALFVVYFAQGILMSLVDKI
- a CDS encoding DUF2530 domain-containing protein, yielding MSEPTPSPRHHFVQAPIRPLDEDGVQVARAGTALWLVATLLLWLRLDALRAAGQGWWLWVGVCGVILGLVGIVWCTRRRAARP
- a CDS encoding alpha/beta hydrolase-fold protein encodes the protein MAQDVPNQVRTRFRVMQQRTAWAWLGYSAGGWCAAMMPMTHPDRFAAGVVLGGYFRPWWGTSKPPADQADALARRLDLVDVARRACPRVALYVQTAKDDKASWPTTNAFLGRVHAPMAVTAEVNQRGGHSFNLWVPGMVRGVQWLGRTVPGFAP
- a CDS encoding DUF3027 domain-containing protein codes for the protein MTVAKTSRAPKLDAVTAAAVEQAREAAVEHAKDFGVGEHLGAVAEDERIVTHLFACPHPAYSGWRWAVTMVRASRARVATINEIVLLPGEDALLAPAWVPWSDRIQAGDVAPGTLLPTPDNDPRLEPGFTGGEFAADADPAEWSATRAVVNELGLGRERVLSQHGRAVAAERWSAGDSGAENQSSKLAPAPCVTCGYFVRLQGGLGSIFGACTNEFSPFDANVVAVDHGCGGHSDVVAEERGVELGVPVFDTIGVDDNLFD
- a CDS encoding cold-shock protein: MPIGKVRFYDAEKGFGFLSKEDGGDVYVRANVLPEGVTSLKPGQKVEFGIIEGRRGEQALSVRLLEPPPSLSKASRKKPEQMAVITEDLIKLLDGIGNGYRHGRHPDPKSSKQIAMMLRKVADELEL
- a CDS encoding helicase-associated domain-containing protein, with amino-acid sequence MNAPRSMADVVRGMSPDELTRLVDLRPDLALPRPQDLAELVERALGATSTQLALEGLDAWQRRVALALAASPDAISTRHLAALMGAERSAVAQTIHALQRRALLWGNERGWHITHAVRAAFGSYPAGLPGQSVMPLPDHQIDEALAAVGEPGRAVLERLLWENPTGRVTQADRRGSATSTRPVDQLLHHRLVRPLDSETVILPREVALRLRGGRLFPDEVSPVVPPWPAGSDSRVADRAGLGSAFELVSTVEVLIEEVGRRQPRPLATGALPKKELTALAREGGGPQRTLLALLVAERAGLITSTASAWLPSEGYDEWLALDGWGRWIVLRDAWLALDAFADVQAPALAPGNTVAWAGALRRLAIEQLRAAPEGAPVEAPVLASRLAWLKPAWARLDLELLAGQVVTEASWFGLVALGRRTGLVDAVEDPGFPQPADEFMVQSDLTAVTPAPLRAEVMRTMALVADRESSGGAGVYRFTADSIRRALDAGLGADEVRGWIREHSLTPVPQALDYLVDDVARRHGLVQVAAVASVVTVDDPVTVDAILGRPGATELGLRRLAPTVLAAAAEPADVVIFLRELGLAPVAQDASGARFTTPASRRAKAHVPPAPIGGQRVDAHAVVSELLVRDEGRRHAAESGNLLKALEDSIGKPGWWHLDHVADDGTRRTAEVRVLALTAGQARLMKKAEGPFTLPVSRMIALRKG